CAAGTTCTGACGTTGCCACGGTTCAACCCCCATATTGCTGCAAGCTGCCAACGAGCTGCTGGCGAGAAGTAACAGGATAATTTTCTTCATGGTCTTATCTCATCAATAAATGACTGATTAGGATTTGTGAGATCTAGCGCGAAATGGCTGCGGAAATTTTCGCACGTAGAAACTCAGGATCTTTTTTGGTAAAGCCCATATGCTTTAGGATTAGCTCACCATTGCGATCAAACAAAAATGAGTTCGGCATGCCGCTAACGCCATACTGAGATGCAACGCTGCCTTTGCTATCAAAGAAGACTGGGAAGTTGGGTTTGAATTCGGCGATGAATTCATCTGCGTTGTCACGGTCTTCATCGAGGTTAATTGTCACCACAGCTAGATCGTCACCATATTCAGCAGGCAGATCATTCATAAAGGGAAAAGACGCGCGGCATGGGCCACACCAAGATGCCCAAAAATCTAGATAGACCACTTTGCCGCGGTAATCTTGAAGATTAAACGCAGGGTTTTCAGCGCCACCTGTGGTTTCGGCATAGCTTGTGATTGGTAATGCCAGACTGATAATTGCAAAGGTGAAAAAGGCGAGAAGAAATCGGCGCTTATTCATGGGAACCCTTTTGGTCGGTTATTTTAAGACAAGGGTAATTTTCAAAACTTAAGGAAAAATTAAAAGATGCTATAAAATTTTCTGAACAGGTGGTGGGGAGCGCGAGCAGACGAGATGCTAAATGTAATGCGACTCTAGCGATAGCTCTGCAGAAGTGCGCTGTTAGACGATGCAAAGTGGTCTAATTTTCGGCAGAAATGTATCAGCGAGCATTGACTTGAGTATTCGGCACTCAGCCATCGTCAGTTTGATAAGCGAGGTATAAGTAGTATTAATTTATAAATAACAAGATCTAACACTGTGTGTCAGGCGACGATATTAATCAAAAGTGACCGTTATCAGGCGCTATTGGCGCGATTCACCGTCTGGCGCTGCAGATAAATACTTCAATATATTTTTACGCAGATTACCTAGCGATGACGTTATTCCATGTGCATTAGGTGTTCTTGCTGGTTTGAGGTGCTGCTGTGGCCAGTGTGTTGAGCATGGGATTTTTCGCCCATAGCGAGCCAAGGTGTTATTGCCAGAGCAATTAATAATATGGCAAAACCGCGCCGTGCTAAGGGCTTTTTCATCAGCAGGCGGAGGCTGCCTGTCAAACCGCTTACCCCCATCACTGCAGGTACGGTTCCCAGTCCAAAACAGAACATGAGCACGCCAGACTGTATTGCGCTGCCGCTTAGCGCCGACCATGCTAAGGCGCTATAGATTAGGCCGCAGGGTAAAAATCCCCATAATCCGCCAATGGCGAGGGCCTTGCGTGGCGAGTTAACGGGAATAAGGCGCTTGGTGAGAGGTTGAATTCGCTTCCAGACCCCGCCGCCGGCGCTTTCGAGGAAGCGGGTGAGCTGTGTCCATCCGGCAATGGACAAGGCGACCATTACCAGCATTAGGCTCGCCAGTATGCGTAAGCCTTTGGTGATGTTGGCTAGATCTTCAATAGCAAAGCTGCTGGCGGTTATGAGCCCCCCAACCAGTCCCCCGGCGAGTGCGCCCAGTAGGGCGTAGCAGCTTATCCGACCGAGCTGAAACAGACTGATAAGTAGTATTTGATAGAGCTGCTTTTGAAGTTGCGCAGGATCGCGGCGCTCGGCGATGGGAATATACTCAACGGTGGCAGACGCCGTGGATTGAACGGCAGCCGCGGATGGCGCCGTGCTTGAGGCAAGCAGTCCTGCGATGCCGCCGCACATACCCACGCAGTGCGGACTGCCGATTAAGCCGATCATAAACGCCGCAGAATAGCTGATAGCCTCATTCATGCGGCGGTCCGCTGCTCTTTTCTATTTCGGTTTTAGATTTAGGCTGGTCTTTGGTTTCGCCTGGGTCGCTGTCAAACAGAATGCGCTGGCCCTCTTTATCCAGATCATCAAACTGATTGTCGCCCACTGCCCAGAAAAACAAAGCCACCATCAGGCAAAAAAATATCAGTGCGACCGGTAATAAAATATATAAGCTACCCATGTGCATTCTCCACTGAGGTCTTGACCGGCGCCTGAATAGGCAATTTTTTGCTGTCGCTAAGATTAGCTTTGCCTTTGATTCGCAGGGCGTTCAATACCACAACTAGAGAGCTGGTCGACATACCGATGGCAGCCAGCCAAGGTGGCACTAAACCTACCGCAGCCAGTGGCAATGAGGTGAGGTTATACAGCAGGGCCCAGCCGATGTTTTCTTTCAGCAGTCGCCGGCTTCGTTTTGCGGTGGCAAAGAGCGTGGAAACTGCGCTCAGCGAGTTATCTAACAGACTGACATCGGCCTGATTGCGGGTCAGGGCACTGGCGCTACTCATTGCAATGGACATATCCGCAGCGGAGAGAATTGGGGCATCGTTGATACCGTCGCCCACCATTAACACCCTTTCTCCGGCGGCTTGGTAACGGTGTATCGCTTCCAGCTTGGCGGCAGCGCTGAACTCACCATGATAATCGGGAATATTTAGGGTATTGGCGATTTTTGCGACGGCTTGGTTTTTGTCGCCGCTGAGAATCGTTATCGCAATGCCTTGGTCGCGAATTTCAGATACCAGCGCGGCGGCCTCGGGGCGCAGGCTATCTTCGAGTATGAATCTGGCAAGAGGCCCTTTGCTGGAAACCAGATAAACTTCGGTGTTGTTGGCTTCTTGCTCAAGGCTTGGCAAGTCCGCCAGCGGTATACAAAACCCGCCTTGACCAATTCGGTAGGATTCA
This portion of the Zhongshania sp. R06B22 genome encodes:
- a CDS encoding TlpA family protein disulfide reductase — encoded protein: MNKRRFLLAFFTFAIISLALPITSYAETTGGAENPAFNLQDYRGKVVYLDFWASWCGPCRASFPFMNDLPAEYGDDLAVVTINLDEDRDNADEFIAEFKPNFPVFFDSKGSVASQYGVSGMPNSFLFDRNGELILKHMGFTKKDPEFLRAKISAAISR
- a CDS encoding sulfite exporter TauE/SafE family protein — encoded protein: MNEAISYSAAFMIGLIGSPHCVGMCGGIAGLLASSTAPSAAAVQSTASATVEYIPIAERRDPAQLQKQLYQILLISLFQLGRISCYALLGALAGGLVGGLITASSFAIEDLANITKGLRILASLMLVMVALSIAGWTQLTRFLESAGGGVWKRIQPLTKRLIPVNSPRKALAIGGLWGFLPCGLIYSALAWSALSGSAIQSGVLMFCFGLGTVPAVMGVSGLTGSLRLLMKKPLARRGFAILLIALAITPWLAMGEKSHAQHTGHSSTSNQQEHLMHME
- the ccoS gene encoding cbb3-type cytochrome oxidase assembly protein CcoS, with the translated sequence MGSLYILLPVALIFFCLMVALFFWAVGDNQFDDLDKEGQRILFDSDPGETKDQPKSKTEIEKSSGPPHE